GTAAGTAATTCAAGTTAGGAAAACTAAATGCAGTCTACACAATTTTACgtgttatttattatttatttttgaaattGAACATTTTTATATGTTATATTACCTGAAAACAGAAAATCTCTAGAATTTTTTCATTGTCAAATGAGAAAGCACAGACTAATGTAACCGAGAATGCATATAGATTACACAGAATCACATCTGATTACTCCAAGAATCCAACAGTGCCCATATTCATGAAGCAAGGATACATTGATaggaacaagaaaaagaaaagtcaacCCCCCACAATTTTTGCCCCAATTCCCAATCTCAGATACCAAATTTAAAGTTAAAAGGCTTAAATCTTCGCCCAATTCAACCAGAAACTAAAAACCCACAAAAAAACCCTCACTCAAACTCTACAATTACATATAAATCAGCAAAGAAAATACCTCATCATCCCCATCAGGTTTCTTCTGGAACCAATTGATATTCAAAacctatacaaaaaaaaaaaaagtgatcagACACATGGGTCATTTACAAAATCAACAGATCTAATCATAACTCACAAAGAtaccaaaagaaaataaataaaaaatttaaggtAGGGTGTTAGGGGTGTACTTGAACTTCAGCGGTAGGAGTGAGAGAATTGAAATTGTCAGATAAAGAAGCAAAAGCACACATAAAAGCCAGTATTGTGATTGCCAATGTTAACAAAGCATTCGCTCTGTACCCAAATGAATGCATTTTTGCTACCTTAATTGattttttcttcaatttcggGTCTTACGAGAAAGTGCAGTATGGGATAAAAGGGGGGCTTTTAAATGCGAAAGAGACTGAGTGAAGGCTTAAGACTTCGAGTCAAATCATATTTTTTACCTTCTTTTTTTGGTCTGAAAATTATGTATTTACCTACTTGTGCATTATTTTTATCCCTTCTTTTTTCTTCTGTTTATTATGGTACTACTACAAAATAATTGGCCTGTAAGGTATGGATAAAccatttttcaaagttcaggggtaattttagcCCTATTCCCTTATTTTTAATCCTTTTTGGGACAATATTGGATCCCATTTAGGGAAAAGGATATTTAGTAATAACAATTATCACACTTCCATTCCAAGAAAACTTGTGATGGATTATGTGAATCCTCGCTCTCCAAATCACGTATTTCGAAGATATATTATAAATTAAATAGTGTATGTGGGATTAGCGTTGTGCAAAGTTAAACTTGATAATGTGTGAAAACTCACTCATGCGGAGTTAATAAGAGTATTCAACCCGATATAATTCGGGATTTACTAATACATCgtttaattttttatataaattctATACTAATATAATTTCTGCATAGCTAATTCACCACTTTACCCTCCTCGTAACTTATAGAGTTTTATGGTGGAATTAAATTTCGTTAAAACTATTAATGGTACATATAACTTATGCGAGAATCCAAATATGTGCGGTAGAATAAAAAGGACAGTGGTGTACAAAACATCTGGTGTTAGCAGGGACGAAAAGAGTCACGCCCCAAGAGGTGTGACGTAGACAGCTTATATattaaattaaaatataataTGTATTAGAAGAAGAATATCTAAAGTTAAAACATTGTTAAAGTaggcaatttttttattttatcgtATAACaatttatttattactattatttaccGTATAATATTTTTTATACTATCAGAAACTGTATAACAACTCTGATATTATCATTTCACCGAGTATAGTTTTTGCATAACCAAATAGTAGACTAAAGGACGCGTGGCGCTACATGGGACAACCGCTGGCTAAAAATTCCTTGGTTTCTTTATGGCTCTAACTCACTAACAGCACCTCAACTTTCACTCTGGAGAAGGAGAACTCATTGGTACACTTTCTACACTTCAACTTCTTGTTTCACAACTCATACAATCTTTTTCTCATTTTGACAGACCAAGAAAAAAACAGAGTTGTATTCTACATTTAGGACATGCAAAATTGCACATCAATGAAGTGTTTCTTGTCTAATAGTACCCCTAATTAAACAGTTGAATGGGTGTTTGTTTTGTCACTTTCTCTGATTATTTTTGAAGCTACTGACTTAGTTTCTTTTTTCCTTAGATGATGTCACTTTAATGATTATTTCATACTAAATGAGAATTTTTTTCTACTAAGCAAAGAGTTTCCAGCTTCCTTCACCGCTCAATTGAGAGGGGTCGAATCACCTTAAGATGCTTGTGAAGGTGAACAAGCCACTAATTCTATAGTTTATTTCCTATCCTAGAGTTGAATTATTGTCAATTGAAACTGACTAACTAGAGAAGGCAGCCTAAACTTCTTCGCTCATGAAATTCCTCTAAAGAGATCTATTTATTTAGAAAATACAAGATAGTTGACAAATTTTAATCTACATTTACGGAAAATGCAAGTATGCTCTGATGCACATTCTTAAAAGGCTCCCCTTTTTCTTACTTTTATGTTTTAAGAGAACTTCTCCTCGCATCCAGGGGCGGATCCACACCATTGGGTGTGGGTTCGCGGGAACCCACAACTTTTATACGAACCTTGTATTTATAATGTGAAACCCTtcaaatatataagaaatttgagctaagaatccaGTAACACCAGACACTGCTAGCTGggaacccacaagcttcaaatcctggatcTGCCTCTGCTCGCATCCTGTTTCCATGCCTATAGTTGTGAGACATTCTTTATGACTGTGCCTGCTGAAATCCCATAATGCTATATAAACTTGGTTCTACTCTTCTCATTTAAGTATTCTATTTCATGAGCTGTCAACTATTGTCTTCATTTGTTATATGTTTCAATCATGCTTTGAACTAAAGGGTATGTTATCGCCTTATGATGCGCTATTTTCTCTGCTTCATTACATCTGAAACAGATCAGTGGCTGAGGGATAAATTCACAGTATTCTTACTCTTTCCATCAAACATGAAGAACAACTTCATTGGATTGGTGCCAACAGATGATCAGTTTTTCCTCCTCTACTTCATCATCGGAACCTACTTTGGACCAGATCTCCGGCGAGAATACCCCAAAAAATCTGTTTTGCAAAGAAAAGGTCTAGGGCTGCCTCCGTACACTTCCAATCAACTAGCTGGTTCATGCCTAAGAACCGTAGAAGTAGAAAGGGTTTACTATCGTGCATTGAGAAAGGCAGATCCCTCTGTCGTCCTGGCTCAACCATGGCTGCACCAGTTCTTTCATGGAAGGCTTCCAACTCTTTACCGCGGAGAAGCTGCAGCTTATCCTCGGTTTTGTGATCTATTTCCTCCCAACCTTCATCCTCATTTATGCTGTGAtgtgtataatgttgttgcaaACATTGTATTCATCAATGACCCTGATACTAGTTCTATTGAACCAGACAGCATTAAGAGGTTCAAGGAGCTCACTGGTCTAGAACATCTTATCATGGACAAAGATTGCACAAAGTCACAAACCGATGTTCATAATGAAGCTCTAAATAATGCTGGGAAAAAGGAGATGTCCGAGCCTGATGATGTCCTCCATTATGCATCATTAGCTGCTAGTACCCTACCATTTAATGATGTACCACTAGACACTGAACAATTTGACAATACATCGTTAACTAGTCTTTTGAAGGATGCTTGTGATGAACCATTTAATGGTATGCCACCTGATACCAACGGACAGTTTGACACTAGACCTTTTAGTAGTCTCTTGAAAGATGCTTGTGGAGGGTCATTTAGTAATATGCCATCTGATCGCAATGGACAATTTGACACTACACTTTTTAGTGGTCTCTTGAAGAATGATGGTGTCGGCCTGTTTACCAATGCATCACCAGATAGCTCTACAAAATTTGGTAGTACTCCTTTTGGTAGTCTATTTAAGGATGCCAATCCTCTGGCAGAAGGTTCTATTGGTCCATCATCAAAGCACACCAACTCTGAGGAATTAGAGCTTAATATTGTCTTCCTTCCTTCTTGCCCTTCTAAGGAGGAGATAAGTAAAATTGTTGCTGCTAGTAAAAGTGGATTTGCAGTGAGTGGGAGTGCAGCAAAGGGTAAGATAGGACCCGTTCTCGGGCTCTTGGATGTAGGAGAAAGCGAGGACTCTTACTTGTTCCGTGTATCACTTCCTGGAGTACAGAGAGATGAAAGTAAGCTATGATTAAGATATTAAACATTTCTAACTTCTGAATTTGCAATAGGTCCCATTTACGGTTTCTTCAATATGGTTGATTTGCAAAATCCTTTTACAATATGGC
The sequence above is a segment of the Lycium barbarum isolate Lr01 chromosome 6, ASM1917538v2, whole genome shotgun sequence genome. Coding sequences within it:
- the LOC132645881 gene encoding increased DNA methylation 2 isoform X1 — translated: MMRYFLCFITSETDQWLRDKFTVFLLFPSNMKNNFIGLVPTDDQFFLLYFIIGTYFGPDLRREYPKKSVLQRKGLGLPPYTSNQLAGSCLRTVEVERVYYRALRKADPSVVLAQPWLHQFFHGRLPTLYRGEAAAYPRFCDLFPPNLHPHLCCDVYNVVANIVFINDPDTSSIEPDSIKRFKELTGLEHLIMDKDCTKSQTDVHNEALNNAGKKEMSEPDDVLHYASLAASTLPFNDVPLDTEQFDNTSLTSLLKDACDEPFNGMPPDTNGQFDTRPFSSLLKDACGGSFSNMPSDRNGQFDTTLFSGLLKNDGVGLFTNASPDSSTKFGSTPFGSLFKDANPLAEGSIGPSSKHTNSEELELNIVFLPSCPSKEEISKIVAASKSGFAVSGSAAKGKIGPVLGLLDVGESEDSYLFRVSLPGVQRDEREFTCEVESDGKVLIRGMTTTGDRTVRKYSQVFEMQTQNLCPTGHFTISFKLPGPVDPQEFSGNFGTDGILEGIVLKAEGQSKWNRVH
- the LOC132645881 gene encoding increased DNA methylation 2 isoform X2 produces the protein MKNNFIGLVPTDDQFFLLYFIIGTYFGPDLRREYPKKSVLQRKGLGLPPYTSNQLAGSCLRTVEVERVYYRALRKADPSVVLAQPWLHQFFHGRLPTLYRGEAAAYPRFCDLFPPNLHPHLCCDVYNVVANIVFINDPDTSSIEPDSIKRFKELTGLEHLIMDKDCTKSQTDVHNEALNNAGKKEMSEPDDVLHYASLAASTLPFNDVPLDTEQFDNTSLTSLLKDACDEPFNGMPPDTNGQFDTRPFSSLLKDACGGSFSNMPSDRNGQFDTTLFSGLLKNDGVGLFTNASPDSSTKFGSTPFGSLFKDANPLAEGSIGPSSKHTNSEELELNIVFLPSCPSKEEISKIVAASKSGFAVSGSAAKGKIGPVLGLLDVGESEDSYLFRVSLPGVQRDEREFTCEVESDGKVLIRGMTTTGDRTVRKYSQVFEMQTQNLCPTGHFTISFKLPGPVDPQEFSGNFGTDGILEGIVLKAEGQSKWNRVH